Proteins co-encoded in one Medicago truncatula cultivar Jemalong A17 chromosome 8, MtrunA17r5.0-ANR, whole genome shotgun sequence genomic window:
- the LOC25502109 gene encoding G-patch domain-containing protein 1 isoform X2, whose product MAAPETPLNYVGVARKSAAFRLMKQMGWEEGEGLGKEKQGIKGHVRVTNKQDTTGIGLEKPNQWAFDTTQFDNILKRLKVQAPVSNDTESNTVKVETEAVVPVDPKVAVPRATRPQGRYKKRERGKLVSHYSSKDLEGILVKKSDISEEGTDNADDELDLSKTPDFQDFEDEGSKCPDIHPEWWGNKFGFVSGGLLGAASKKKKSSTSEIAKSGMARTPFFEQDQENLYNLVQDKSTTGKQGLGIKDRTKKVAGCYFQGKKTSFGNSDDEDSADIDSLENETDDDVEMVVEKVEKIVEPKMKLKKLCKQILNQAPGESLKLKQLKVLIEQHSSSILSDFSSKREAVAYLKQKLTGSRKFCIEGKTVRLAS is encoded by the exons ATGGCGGCGCCTGAAACCCCTCTCAATTACGTCGGTGTCGCCAGGAAATCCGCCGCCTTCCGTCTCATGAAGCAAATg GGATGGGAAGAAGGAGAAGGTCTTGGCAAAGAAAAACAAGGGATCAAAGGACACGTTCGTGTCACCAACAAACAAGACACTACTG gCATCGGATTAGAGAAGCCAAACCAATGGGCATTTGATACCACACAATTTGATAACATACTCAAGAGATTGAAAGTT CAAGCGCCAGTATCCAATGACACAG AGAGTAACACGGTTAAGGTGGAAACTGAGGCGGTTGTTCCTGTTGATCCCAAGGTTGCTGTACCCAGAGCTACCAGACCACAAGGAAG atacaagaaaagagaaagagggAAGCTTGTCTCTCATTATTCCTCAAAGGACCTTGAAGGAATTCTT GTAAAAAAGAGTGACATATCCGAGGAGGGTACTGACAATGCTGATGATGAATTGGATTTATCAAAGACACCTGACTTTCAAGATTTTGAGGATGAAG GAAGCAAATGTCCTGATATCCATCCAGAGTGGTGGGGCAATAAGTTTGGGTTTGTCTCTGGTGGATTGCTCGGTGCAGcatcaaagaagaaaaagtcCTCTACATCTGAAATTGCTAAAAGTGGGATGGCGAGAACtcctttttttgaacaagatcaAGAAAACCTCTACAATTTAGTCCAA GATAAATCCACAACAGGAAAGCAAGGTCTAGGTATCAAGGACAGGACCAAGAAAGTAGCTGGATGCTATTTTCAGGGTAAAAAGACATCATTCGGTAATAGTGACGATGAAGATTCTGCTGACATAGATTCTCTAGAAAACGAAACAGATGATGATGTGGAAATGGTGGTGGAAAAGGTGGAAAAGATTGTTGAACCCAAAATGAAGCTGAAGAAGTTGTGCAAGCAGATCTTAAACCAA GCGCCTGGAGAATCATTGAAACTGAAACAGCTCAAAGTTCTTATTGAACAACATTCATCTTCAATTTTGTCGGACTTCTCTTCAAAAAGAGAGGCTGTTGCGTACTTGAAGCAAAAG CTGACAGGTAGTCGGAAGTTTTGTATTGAAGGGAAAACAGTGCGATTGGCATCTTAG
- the LOC25502109 gene encoding G-patch domain-containing protein 1 isoform X1, producing the protein MAAPETPLNYVGVARKSAAFRLMKQMGWEEGEGLGKEKQGIKGHVRVTNKQDTTGIGLEKPNQWAFDTTQFDNILKRLKVQAPVSNDTESNTVKVETEAVVPVDPKVAVPRATRPQGRYKKRERGKLVSHYSSKDLEGILVKKSDISEEGTDNADDELDLSKTPDFQDFEDEGSKCPDIHPEWWGNKFGFVSGGLLGAASKKKKSSTSEIAKSGMARTPFFEQDQENLYNLVQDKSTTGKQGLGIKDRTKKVAGCYFQGKKTSFGNSDDEDSADIDSLENETDDDVEMVVEKVEKIVEPKMKLKKLCKQILNQAPGESLKLKQLKVLIEQHSSSILSDFSSKREAVAYLKQKVVGSFVLKGKQCDWHLREVEILIHFWQFFLFISFWRRKKG; encoded by the exons ATGGCGGCGCCTGAAACCCCTCTCAATTACGTCGGTGTCGCCAGGAAATCCGCCGCCTTCCGTCTCATGAAGCAAATg GGATGGGAAGAAGGAGAAGGTCTTGGCAAAGAAAAACAAGGGATCAAAGGACACGTTCGTGTCACCAACAAACAAGACACTACTG gCATCGGATTAGAGAAGCCAAACCAATGGGCATTTGATACCACACAATTTGATAACATACTCAAGAGATTGAAAGTT CAAGCGCCAGTATCCAATGACACAG AGAGTAACACGGTTAAGGTGGAAACTGAGGCGGTTGTTCCTGTTGATCCCAAGGTTGCTGTACCCAGAGCTACCAGACCACAAGGAAG atacaagaaaagagaaagagggAAGCTTGTCTCTCATTATTCCTCAAAGGACCTTGAAGGAATTCTT GTAAAAAAGAGTGACATATCCGAGGAGGGTACTGACAATGCTGATGATGAATTGGATTTATCAAAGACACCTGACTTTCAAGATTTTGAGGATGAAG GAAGCAAATGTCCTGATATCCATCCAGAGTGGTGGGGCAATAAGTTTGGGTTTGTCTCTGGTGGATTGCTCGGTGCAGcatcaaagaagaaaaagtcCTCTACATCTGAAATTGCTAAAAGTGGGATGGCGAGAACtcctttttttgaacaagatcaAGAAAACCTCTACAATTTAGTCCAA GATAAATCCACAACAGGAAAGCAAGGTCTAGGTATCAAGGACAGGACCAAGAAAGTAGCTGGATGCTATTTTCAGGGTAAAAAGACATCATTCGGTAATAGTGACGATGAAGATTCTGCTGACATAGATTCTCTAGAAAACGAAACAGATGATGATGTGGAAATGGTGGTGGAAAAGGTGGAAAAGATTGTTGAACCCAAAATGAAGCTGAAGAAGTTGTGCAAGCAGATCTTAAACCAA GCGCCTGGAGAATCATTGAAACTGAAACAGCTCAAAGTTCTTATTGAACAACATTCATCTTCAATTTTGTCGGACTTCTCTTCAAAAAGAGAGGCTGTTGCGTACTTGAAGCAAAAG GTAGTCGGAAGTTTTGTATTGAAGGGAAAACAGTGCGATTGGCATCTTAGAGAAgttgaaattttgatacatttttggCAGTTTTTCTTATTCATTTCATTCTGGAGGAGAAAAAAGGGTTGA
- the LOC25502110 gene encoding probable WRKY transcription factor 29, whose amino-acid sequence MDELAFLMDWDLEAINEVPTTNPYFSHLFSEQDHDELLFGSFPEFSKTTNVLIHEFEELCKPNFYPLSSQTILTSSLATPKEPEQVKEIKAASHQDLQIPAVSKFKKSKKNKNKSNIVKKVTAVDGTLCDAWAWRKYGQKPIKGSPYPRSYYRCSSSKGCLAKKQVEKNHLDPKVYLVTYTAEHNHPQPTRRNSLAGSTRKNNILVTHSSKTPLVKIEDEVNVTSMKQQNKGFEKDDQDLLEWLDGAQLCDDGWIPSKELEELIGLDNKCQYQ is encoded by the exons ATGGATGAGCTTGCATTCTTAATGGATTGGGACTTGGAAGCTATCAATGAAGTACCAACAACAAACccttatttttctcatttattttcTGAACAAGATCATGATGAGTTATTATTTGGAAGTTTTCCAGAATTCTCAAAAACTACTAATGTCCTTATTCATGAATTTGAAGAGCTTTGTAAACCTAATTTCTATCCTCTTTCATCTCAAACCATCCTTACAAGTTCTCTAGCTACCCCTAAAGAGCCTGAACAAGTCAAAGAAATTAAAGCAGCTTCTCATCAAGATCTGCAAATTCCAGCAGtatctaaatttaaaaaaag caagaaaaacaagaacaagagTAATATTGTGAAGAAAGTAACAGCAGTGGATGGTACTCTTTGTGATGCATGGGCATGGCGTAAATATGGACAGAAACCAATAAAGGGTTCACCTTATCCACGAAGCTACTATAGATGTAGCAGTTCTAAAGGATGTTTGGCGAagaaacaagttgaaaagaatCATTTGGATCCAAAAGTTTATTTGGTTACATACACTGCAGAACACAATCATCCTCAACCAACTCGAAGAAACTCATTAGCTGGAAGCACTAGGAAGAACAATATCTTAGTTACACATTCTTCAAAGACACCTTTGGTGAAAATTGAAGATGAGGTAAATGTGACAAGTATGAAGCAACAAAATAAGGGGTTTGAGAAAGATGACCAAGATCTTCTTGAGTGGTTGGATGGTGCTCAATTATGTGATGATGGTTGGATTCCAAGCAAAGAGCTAGAGGAACTTATTGGACTTGATAATAAGTGTCAATATCAATAA